The Exiguobacterium mexicanum genome includes a window with the following:
- a CDS encoding CadD family cadmium resistance transporter, giving the protein MTLILNVISAIGAFIVTNIDDIFVLMLLFSQAKAQVKTSEGLKGNQTENKHISPKDIIIGQYLGFTLLVVVSLLGTFGVMLIPEKWVGLLGLIPIYLGIMLFIKGEDEDENAILSSLNSRKYNSVFLSVAFITFANGGDNIGIYVPFFSTLTMNQLAVTVITFFIMVAIWCFIGYRLAAFKHVSETLENYGRWIIPIVFIGLGIYIIVENETFSALLSLINY; this is encoded by the coding sequence TTGACTTTAATTTTGAACGTTATTTCTGCAATAGGGGCATTTATAGTTACCAATATTGATGATATTTTTGTTTTGATGCTGCTATTTTCACAGGCAAAAGCACAGGTGAAAACGAGTGAAGGTTTAAAAGGTAACCAGACAGAGAATAAGCATATATCCCCTAAGGATATAATTATTGGACAATATCTAGGTTTTACCTTGTTAGTAGTAGTTAGTCTCTTAGGAACTTTTGGAGTTATGTTAATTCCAGAGAAATGGGTAGGATTACTTGGACTAATTCCAATCTATTTAGGGATTATGTTGTTTATAAAGGGAGAAGATGAGGATGAAAATGCAATTCTTTCAAGTTTAAATTCTAGAAAGTATAATAGTGTCTTTTTAAGTGTAGCATTTATAACATTTGCTAATGGCGGAGATAACATTGGAATATATGTTCCTTTCTTCTCTACTTTAACCATGAACCAACTAGCAGTAACGGTTATTACTTTCTTTATTATGGTTGCGATTTGGTGTTTTATTGGATATCGTTTGGCAGCTTTTAAACATGTCTCTGAAACCTTAGAGAATTACGGTAGATGGATTATACCCATTGTCTTTATTGGTTTAGGAATCTATATCATAGTGGAGAACGAAACTTTCAGTGCCCTTTTGAGTTTAATAAATTATTAA
- a CDS encoding DNA/RNA non-specific endonuclease, with translation MKNNLTYLAFPLAMLLLAGCTNETEPNPESKTESQEQVTVETEPPDQTETNDHFTGYDLIEVEGGDLSGDREHNVVVDIGYGEREYWAFTNEHGQLVKVLADEIVLQDDELEDVTSSGRYYSDEAKVPGVEHRDLDEGHVIADSLGGVSNAFNITPQDSTLNRHGDQAYMESVIRSAGGATDFEAIITYPDTETQIPSHYEYTYTVKGNVIIDSFDNVNPDEVNESLGLTESATEAESVSEDGDVASIDMNGNGQVTIQEAKDAGFSMPITSDHWLYPYMHDNDGDGMVGE, from the coding sequence ATGAAAAACAATCTTACTTATCTTGCCTTCCCGCTGGCCATGCTGTTGTTGGCCGGTTGCACGAACGAGACAGAACCGAATCCCGAGTCGAAGACGGAATCTCAGGAACAGGTTACCGTTGAGACGGAGCCCCCTGACCAGACCGAAACGAACGATCACTTCACGGGCTACGACTTGATTGAAGTCGAGGGTGGAGATTTGTCAGGCGACCGCGAGCATAATGTCGTCGTCGATATCGGATACGGGGAACGCGAGTACTGGGCGTTCACGAACGAGCACGGACAACTCGTGAAAGTGCTCGCCGACGAGATCGTCTTGCAAGATGATGAGCTCGAGGACGTCACGTCTTCGGGTCGCTATTATTCAGACGAGGCGAAAGTGCCTGGTGTCGAGCATCGCGACCTCGACGAAGGGCACGTCATCGCCGATTCGCTCGGCGGCGTCTCGAACGCCTTCAACATCACTCCGCAGGACAGCACGCTCAACCGCCACGGGGACCAGGCGTACATGGAGAGCGTGATCCGGAGCGCAGGCGGCGCGACCGACTTCGAGGCCATCATCACCTATCCGGATACGGAGACGCAAATCCCTTCACACTATGAGTACACATACACTGTCAAAGGAAATGTTATTATCGATTCGTTCGACAACGTGAACCCGGACGAGGTGAACGAGTCGCTCGGGCTGACCGAGAGTGCGACTGAAGCCGAGTCCGTGTCTGAAGACGGTGACGTCGCGAGCATCGATATGAATGGGAACGGCCAAGTGACGATCCAAGAAGCAAAAGATGCCGGGTTCAGCATGCCGATCACAAGCGATCATTGGCTCTATCCTTACATGCATGACAATGATGGCGACGGGATGGTCGGAGAATAA
- the merA gene encoding mercury(II) reductase, protein MNKFKVNISGMTCTGCEKHVESALEKIGAKNIESSYRRGEAVFELPDDIEVESAIKAIDEANYQAGEIEEVSSLENVALINEDNYDLLIIGSGAAAFSSAIKAIEYGAKVGMIERGTVGGTCVNIGCVPSKTLLRAGEINHLSKDNPFIGLQTSAGEVDLASLITQKDKLVSELRNQKYMDLIDEYNFDLIKGEAKFVDASTVEVNGAKLSAKRFLIATGASPSLPQISGLEKMDYLTSTTLLELKKIPKRLTVIGSGYIGMELGQLFHHLGSEITLMQRSERLLKEYDPEISESVEKALIEQGINLVKGATFERVEQSGEIKRVYVTVNGSREVIESDQLLVATGRKPNTDSLNLSAAGVETGKNNEILINDFGQTSNEKIYAAGDVTLGPQFVYVAAYEGGIITDNAIGGLNKKIDLSVVPAVTFTNPTVATVGLTEEQAKEKGYDVKTSVLPLDAVPRAIVNRETTGVFKLVADAETLKVLGVHIVSENAGDVIYAASLAVKFGLTIEDLTETLAPYLTMAEGLKLAALTFDKDISKLSCCAG, encoded by the coding sequence ATGAATAAATTTAAGGTAAACATTTCAGGAATGACTTGTACGGGTTGTGAAAAACACGTAGAATCAGCACTTGAAAAGATAGGTGCTAAAAATATTGAGTCTAGTTATCGTCGTGGTGAAGCAGTATTTGAACTGCCCGATGATATTGAGGTTGAAAGTGCAATAAAGGCGATTGATGAAGCAAATTACCAAGCCGGAGAAATTGAAGAAGTATCATCACTAGAAAACGTGGCGTTAATTAATGAAGACAATTATGACCTTCTTATTATTGGTTCTGGTGCTGCTGCCTTTTCTTCGGCAATTAAAGCTATAGAATACGGTGCAAAAGTTGGAATGATTGAGCGTGGAACGGTTGGGGGAACCTGTGTGAATATTGGCTGTGTTCCGTCAAAAACTCTTCTTAGGGCAGGGGAAATCAATCATTTATCAAAAGACAATCCGTTTATAGGTTTACAAACATCCGCTGGAGAAGTGGATTTAGCTAGTTTAATCACGCAAAAGGATAAATTGGTGAGCGAACTTCGGAATCAAAAATATATGGATTTAATTGATGAATATAATTTTGATTTAATTAAAGGTGAAGCAAAATTCGTTGATGCTAGTACGGTTGAGGTCAATGGGGCAAAGTTATCTGCAAAACGCTTTTTAATTGCAACAGGTGCATCGCCTTCGTTGCCCCAAATTTCAGGACTTGAAAAAATGGACTATTTAACTAGTACAACACTTCTTGAGTTAAAGAAAATACCAAAACGATTAACTGTAATTGGTTCAGGATACATTGGAATGGAGCTTGGACAACTATTTCATCATTTAGGTTCAGAAATAACGCTTATGCAAAGAAGTGAGCGACTTTTAAAGGAGTATGATCCTGAGATTTCAGAGTCAGTTGAAAAAGCGTTAATTGAACAGGGTATAAACCTTGTCAAAGGGGCAACTTTTGAGCGTGTTGAACAAAGTGGAGAGATAAAAAGGGTTTACGTAACAGTAAATGGCAGTAGAGAAGTCATTGAATCAGATCAGTTACTTGTTGCCACTGGAAGAAAACCAAATACGGATTCTTTAAATTTAAGTGCAGCAGGTGTTGAAACTGGAAAAAATAATGAAATCCTAATCAATGATTTTGGTCAAACAAGTAATGAAAAGATTTATGCAGCAGGAGATGTGACTTTAGGACCACAATTTGTATATGTAGCAGCCTATGAAGGTGGAATTATTACTGATAATGCTATTGGTGGATTAAACAAAAAAATAGATTTATCGGTAGTTCCTGCTGTTACGTTTACGAATCCGACGGTTGCAACGGTTGGTTTAACAGAAGAACAAGCAAAAGAGAAAGGGTATGATGTGAAGACATCTGTATTACCTTTAGATGCTGTTCCAAGAGCAATTGTAAACCGTGAAACAACCGGTGTATTTAAACTAGTAGCAGATGCAGAAACACTAAAAGTATTAGGGGTTCATATTGTATCTGAGAATGCAGGAGATGTCATCTATGCAGCATCATTAGCTGTTAAATTTGGCTTAACGATAGAAGATTTAACAGAAACCCTAGCACCATATTTAACAATGGCTGAAGGGCTAAAATTAGCTGCACTTACGTTCGATAAAGATATTTCGAAATTATCTTGTTGTGCAGGCTAA
- a CDS encoding heavy metal translocating P-type ATPase has translation MSDQKAITSEQEMKAYRVQGFTCANCAGKFEKNVKQLSGVEDAKVNFGASKIVVYGNATIEELEKAGAFENLKVTPEKSARQASQEVKEDTKEDKVPFYKKHSTLLFASLLIAFGYLSQSVNGEENLVTTLLFLASMLIGGLSLFKVGLQNLFRFEFDMKTLMTVAVIGGAIIGEWGEVAIVVILFAISEALERFSMDKARQSIRSLMDIAPKEALVRRNGQEMMIHVDDIAIGDIMIVKPGQKIAMDGTVVSGYSAVNQAAITGESVPVAKTVDDEVFAGTLNEEGLLEVKITKLVEDTTIAKIIHLVEEAQGERAPSQAFVEKFAKYYTPVIMVIAALVAIVPPLFFDGSWETWIYQGLAVLVVGCPCALVISTPISIVSAIGNAAKKGVLIKGGIYLEEMGALKAIAFDKTGTLTKGVPVVTDFNVLNKQANEKELLSIITALEYRSQHPLASAIMKKAEAENINYSDVQVEDFSSITGKGIKGIVNGTTYYIGSPKLFKELLTNDFDKDLEQNVTTLQNQGKTAMIIGTEKEILAVIAVADEVRESSKEILQKLHQLGIKKTIMLTGDNKGTANAIGGQVGVSDIEAELMPQDKLDFIKQLRSEYGNVAMVGDGVNDAPALAASTVGIAMGGAGTDTALETADVALMGDDLRKLPFTVKLSRKTLNIIKANITFAIAIKFIALLLVIPGWLTLWIAILSDMGATLLVALNGLRLMRVKE, from the coding sequence ATGTCTGATCAAAAGGCAATAACATCTGAACAAGAAATGAAGGCCTATCGTGTACAAGGTTTTACTTGCGCAAACTGCGCGGGTAAATTCGAAAAAAATGTAAAACAGCTATCTGGAGTTGAGGATGCAAAAGTAAATTTTGGTGCATCTAAAATTGTTGTTTATGGTAATGCAACGATAGAAGAACTAGAAAAAGCAGGTGCATTTGAGAATCTCAAAGTGACACCTGAAAAATCTGCTCGCCAAGCATCACAAGAGGTAAAAGAAGATACGAAAGAAGATAAAGTGCCATTTTATAAAAAGCACAGTACGCTGCTCTTTGCGTCCTTATTGATTGCGTTCGGTTACCTGTCCCAGAGTGTGAATGGGGAAGAGAACCTCGTTACTACATTATTATTTTTAGCATCCATGTTGATCGGAGGATTATCGCTTTTCAAAGTCGGTTTGCAAAACTTGTTTCGCTTTGAGTTTGACATGAAAACCCTTATGACAGTGGCTGTTATAGGTGGCGCTATCATTGGGGAATGGGGAGAAGTGGCCATTGTTGTCATTCTCTTTGCGATTAGTGAAGCTCTTGAACGATTCTCTATGGATAAAGCAAGACAATCCATTCGTTCATTAATGGATATTGCACCAAAAGAGGCACTCGTTAGACGAAATGGACAAGAAATGATGATCCATGTGGATGACATTGCCATTGGTGATATTATGATCGTGAAACCCGGCCAGAAGATTGCCATGGACGGGACTGTAGTAAGCGGCTATTCGGCTGTTAACCAGGCGGCCATTACGGGCGAGTCTGTTCCTGTTGCGAAAACGGTTGATGATGAAGTGTTTGCAGGTACTTTAAATGAAGAAGGCTTGCTTGAGGTAAAAATAACTAAGCTGGTAGAAGACACAACGATTGCAAAAATTATTCATCTTGTAGAGGAAGCACAGGGAGAACGTGCCCCATCTCAAGCATTTGTCGAAAAATTCGCGAAATATTATACGCCAGTCATTATGGTCATTGCAGCTTTAGTCGCTATAGTCCCTCCATTATTCTTTGATGGCAGTTGGGAAACATGGATTTATCAAGGATTAGCTGTTCTTGTTGTCGGCTGTCCTTGTGCATTGGTTATTTCCACTCCGATTTCCATTGTTTCAGCAATCGGGAATGCAGCGAAAAAGGGCGTTCTTATAAAAGGCGGTATTTATCTAGAAGAAATGGGTGCCTTAAAGGCCATTGCATTTGATAAAACGGGCACACTAACAAAAGGTGTCCCAGTGGTAACTGATTTTAATGTGTTGAACAAGCAGGCAAATGAAAAAGAATTGCTGTCCATCATTACTGCATTAGAATATCGTTCCCAGCATCCTCTTGCTTCAGCCATTATGAAAAAAGCAGAAGCGGAGAACATTAATTATTCTGACGTACAGGTAGAGGATTTCTCTTCTATCACAGGAAAGGGTATAAAGGGTATCGTAAACGGGACGACTTATTACATCGGTAGCCCGAAACTCTTTAAGGAATTATTGACTAATGATTTCGATAAAGACTTAGAGCAAAATGTTACTACTCTTCAAAATCAAGGTAAGACAGCCATGATTATTGGAACCGAAAAAGAAATACTTGCAGTTATTGCAGTTGCTGATGAAGTTCGTGAGTCAAGTAAGGAAATTCTTCAAAAGTTACATCAACTTGGAATCAAAAAAACAATTATGCTTACTGGTGATAACAAAGGCACTGCGAATGCTATCGGAGGGCAGGTTGGAGTATCTGATATAGAGGCAGAATTAATGCCACAGGACAAATTAGACTTTATTAAACAGTTGAGATCCGAGTATGGCAACGTAGCAATGGTAGGAGATGGGGTCAATGATGCACCTGCATTGGCGGCCTCAACAGTTGGGATTGCAATGGGTGGAGCTGGTACAGACACAGCCTTAGAAACTGCAGACGTCGCTCTAATGGGAGACGATTTAAGAAAACTTCCATTCACTGTAAAACTTAGCCGGAAAACTCTTAATATCATCAAAGCTAACATTACTTTTGCAATTGCTATTAAATTTATTGCCTTACTATTGGTTATCCCAGGTTGGTTAACGCTTTGGATTGCCATTCTTTCCGATATGGGCGCAACCCTTCTAGTAGCTCTAAATGGTTTGCGACTAATGAGAGTGAAAGAATAA
- a CDS encoding alanine/glycine:cation symporter family protein yields MDIRELVMQANDLLWTYVLIFVLIAGGLYFTIRMGFVQFRMLPEMFKLLFVKGIKHEKGQVSSFQAFAIGTAARVGTGNIAGVSTAIALGGPGAVFWMWLIALIGSASAFVESTLAQVYKVHDGKAWRGGPAYYIERALGQRWLGVVFAILITFAFGFAFNSVQANTIALSVNNVFEIDTLWIGIILAVVTGIVIFGGIRSISTLSGIIVPIMAGGYILLALWVVLTNLEVVPAVFSAIFSEGVLGFRQLLGGAVGAAVLQGIRRGLFSNEAGMGSAPNAAATAEVSHPVKQGLIQSLSVFVDTLFICTATAMIVLISGVPGSEDFQGIELAQEALLTEIGPVATSLMTIAILLFAFSSILANYYYGETNIEFISERKVYLVIYRIAVIGMVLFGSVRSAGLVWSIADIFMGLMALVNMYAIFRLSKVAKLLLDDYVAQKRAGRDPVFNRDDVELPGKEHVEAWEAKRENIS; encoded by the coding sequence ATGGACATTCGCGAGCTCGTCATGCAGGCGAATGATTTGTTATGGACGTACGTACTTATTTTTGTATTGATTGCCGGTGGGCTTTATTTCACGATTCGGATGGGGTTCGTCCAGTTCCGGATGCTGCCTGAGATGTTCAAGCTGTTATTCGTCAAAGGGATCAAGCACGAAAAAGGACAAGTATCGTCGTTCCAGGCGTTCGCCATCGGGACGGCAGCACGGGTCGGGACCGGGAATATCGCCGGCGTCTCGACCGCGATCGCACTCGGGGGACCGGGTGCCGTGTTTTGGATGTGGCTCATCGCGTTGATTGGTTCGGCGTCAGCGTTCGTCGAGAGCACGCTCGCCCAAGTGTACAAAGTGCATGACGGCAAGGCGTGGCGCGGCGGACCGGCCTACTATATCGAACGGGCGCTCGGCCAGCGATGGCTCGGCGTCGTTTTCGCCATTCTGATCACGTTCGCGTTTGGATTTGCATTCAACTCGGTCCAGGCCAACACGATCGCCTTGTCGGTCAACAACGTCTTCGAGATCGATACGCTTTGGATCGGAATTATTTTGGCTGTCGTGACGGGGATCGTCATCTTCGGTGGGATCCGGTCCATCTCGACGCTGTCAGGGATTATCGTCCCAATCATGGCTGGCGGTTATATCTTGCTCGCCCTGTGGGTCGTCTTGACGAATTTGGAGGTCGTCCCGGCCGTATTCTCGGCCATTTTCTCAGAAGGTGTGCTCGGGTTCCGACAACTGCTTGGCGGAGCGGTCGGTGCGGCCGTCTTGCAAGGGATTCGCCGAGGCTTGTTCTCGAACGAGGCGGGGATGGGGTCGGCCCCGAACGCGGCTGCGACCGCCGAGGTCAGTCACCCGGTCAAGCAAGGTCTCATTCAGTCACTCAGCGTGTTCGTCGATACGCTCTTTATCTGTACGGCGACGGCGATGATCGTCCTCATCTCCGGCGTGCCAGGTTCAGAAGATTTCCAAGGCATCGAACTTGCCCAAGAGGCGCTCCTCACCGAGATCGGGCCGGTCGCGACATCGCTCATGACGATCGCGATTTTATTGTTCGCCTTCAGCTCGATCTTGGCAAACTATTATTACGGGGAGACGAACATCGAGTTCATCTCGGAACGGAAAGTGTATCTCGTCATTTACCGGATCGCCGTCATCGGGATGGTGTTGTTCGGTTCGGTCCGTTCGGCCGGGCTTGTCTGGTCGATCGCCGACATCTTCATGGGTCTGATGGCACTCGTCAACATGTACGCCATCTTCCGGCTCAGTAAAGTCGCAAAACTGTTGCTTGATGATTACGTGGCCCAGAAACGAGCAGGGCGCGATCCGGTGTTCAATCGGGACGACGTCGAGCTACCAGGGAAAGAGCACGTCGAAGCATGGGAAGCGAAACGAGAGAATATTAGTTGA
- the cadC gene encoding Cd(II)-sensing metalloregulatory transcriptional repressor CadC — protein MNKKDTCEIFCYDEEKVNRIQGDLKTIDIVSVAQMLKAIADENRAKITYALCQDEELCVCDIANIIGITVANASHHLRTLHKQGIVRYRKEGKLAFYSLDDEHIRQIMMIVLEHKKEVNVNV, from the coding sequence GTGAATAAGAAAGATACTTGTGAAATTTTTTGTTATGACGAGGAAAAGGTCAATCGAATACAAGGTGATTTAAAAACAATCGATATTGTTAGTGTTGCCCAAATGTTAAAAGCAATTGCGGATGAAAATAGGGCAAAGATTACCTATGCTTTGTGTCAAGATGAAGAGTTATGTGTGTGTGATATAGCAAATATTATTGGTATTACGGTGGCAAATGCTTCTCATCATTTAAGGACCCTTCATAAGCAGGGGATTGTAAGATATAGAAAAGAAGGAAAACTAGCGTTTTATTCGTTAGACGATGAACATATTAGACAAATAATGATGATTGTACTAGAACATAAGAAAGAAGTGAATGTCAATGTCTGA
- a CDS encoding THUMP domain-containing class I SAM-dependent RNA methyltransferase: protein MAKRKLIATAAMGIEALVAKEVRDLGYTCEVENGRVYIDAEMEDIPRLNLWLRTADRVKLVVAEFKATTFTELFDGVVELPWTDLMPWDARFIVDGRSVKSKLFSIRDCQKITEKAIVDAMQRGYDKPGEWLPKTGAYYPIEVALLKDVATITIDTSGDALHRRGYRELHSQAPLKETMAAAMIQLTNWKPDMPFYDVFTGSGTLAIEAALIGRNIAPGLNREFCSQDWPCVPKKAWYEAINEANEKAEWDKPLKIYGIDLDPRMVKLAKDNAELADVRDAITFVHSDAAALKPKEEYGVIIGNPPYGERLQTEEEIIDLYERIGQQFAKYPGYSVYMLTSYEDFEKAYGRPATKRRKLYNGNIETQYYQYYGLRPKRRSTETFVEGK, encoded by the coding sequence ATGGCAAAACGAAAACTGATTGCCACCGCAGCGATGGGCATCGAAGCGCTCGTCGCCAAAGAAGTGCGCGACCTCGGCTACACGTGTGAGGTCGAGAACGGACGCGTATATATCGACGCAGAAATGGAAGACATTCCGCGATTGAACCTATGGCTCCGAACGGCAGACCGCGTCAAGCTCGTCGTCGCCGAGTTCAAGGCGACGACGTTCACGGAACTGTTCGATGGTGTCGTCGAGCTGCCTTGGACGGATCTCATGCCGTGGGACGCCCGGTTCATCGTCGACGGCCGCTCTGTCAAGTCGAAGTTGTTCTCGATCCGCGACTGTCAGAAAATCACGGAGAAGGCGATTGTCGACGCGATGCAACGAGGATACGACAAGCCGGGCGAGTGGCTTCCGAAGACAGGCGCGTACTATCCAATCGAAGTCGCCTTGTTGAAAGATGTGGCGACAATCACGATTGACACGTCAGGTGACGCGCTTCACCGTCGTGGCTACCGTGAGCTCCACTCACAGGCACCGCTCAAAGAGACGATGGCCGCGGCGATGATCCAGCTGACGAACTGGAAGCCGGACATGCCGTTCTACGACGTCTTCACCGGTTCTGGGACGCTCGCCATCGAGGCGGCGCTCATCGGTCGCAACATCGCACCTGGTCTCAACCGTGAGTTCTGTTCACAAGACTGGCCGTGCGTACCGAAGAAAGCTTGGTATGAGGCCATCAATGAAGCGAACGAGAAAGCGGAGTGGGACAAACCGCTCAAAATCTACGGCATCGACCTCGACCCACGCATGGTCAAGCTCGCCAAGGATAACGCCGAGCTCGCCGACGTCCGTGACGCGATCACGTTCGTCCACAGTGACGCGGCTGCCTTGAAGCCGAAAGAAGAGTACGGTGTCATCATCGGTAACCCGCCATACGGCGAACGGTTGCAGACCGAGGAAGAGATCATCGACCTGTACGAGCGGATCGGCCAGCAGTTCGCCAAGTATCCGGGCTATAGCGTCTACATGTTGACGAGCTATGAGGACTTCGAGAAGGCGTACGGCCGTCCAGCGACGAAACGCCGTAAGCTGTACAACGGAAATATTGAGACGCAATACTACCAGTATTATGGTTTACGTCCAAAAAGACGCTCAACAGAGACGTTTGTAGAGGGTAAGTAA
- the merR gene encoding Hg(II)-responsive transcriptional regulator encodes MIYRISEFADKCGVNKETIRYYERKNLLQEPHRTEAGYRIYSYDDVKRVGFIKRIQELGFSLSEIYKLLGVVDKDEVRCQDMFEFVSKKQKEVQKQIEDLKRIETMLDDLKQRCPDEKQLHSCPIIETLT; translated from the coding sequence ATGATTTATCGCATTAGTGAGTTTGCAGATAAATGTGGAGTTAATAAAGAAACGATCAGATATTACGAGCGAAAAAATTTATTACAAGAACCTCACCGAACGGAAGCTGGTTATCGGATATATTCATATGATGACGTTAAGCGTGTTGGGTTTATTAAACGAATACAGGAACTTGGTTTTTCTTTAAGCGAGATTTATAAATTACTTGGTGTTGTAGATAAAGATGAAGTTCGTTGTCAAGATATGTTCGAATTTGTTTCTAAAAAACAAAAGGAAGTGCAAAAACAAATAGAGGATTTAAAACGAATTGAAACTATGTTAGACGACTTAAAACAACGATGTCCAGATGAAAAGCAATTACATTCGTGTCCAATAATAGAAACATTAACATGA
- a CDS encoding Gfo/Idh/MocA family protein — translation MKIVVVGLGDVAKKAYLPVYAGLEGVDVYLVSRDEAKAGQLVDKYRFSGHYRSLQDVPLDEVDGVLIHSTTSAHADQVGYVLERGVHVFIDKPVTFSLDETERLVRLAADNGVELVTGFNRRFATATAALKEVTDQNLVLIQKNRTYQPATLREFIIEDFVHVVDTLRYLTRLAPVENLSVRTRYEGETLKQLQIQFTAGGIEALGIMNRDNGCTEEVMEVMSPRLKRVSRDVERVYDFTRDGMLERALSPWESNLMRRGFTTMIDAFIKLLNGEPNESVLAADSLTTHALCERILEEASR, via the coding sequence ATGAAGATCGTGGTTGTTGGGTTAGGGGATGTCGCGAAAAAAGCGTATTTACCGGTTTATGCCGGATTAGAAGGGGTGGACGTCTATCTCGTCTCGAGAGATGAGGCGAAAGCGGGGCAGCTCGTCGACAAATACCGATTCAGCGGCCATTACCGGTCGTTACAAGACGTGCCGCTCGATGAGGTGGATGGCGTGTTGATCCATTCGACGACGTCGGCCCACGCGGACCAGGTCGGCTACGTGCTCGAGCGGGGCGTCCATGTGTTCATCGATAAGCCGGTCACGTTCTCGCTCGACGAGACGGAGCGGCTCGTGCGGCTCGCGGCAGACAACGGGGTCGAACTCGTCACCGGCTTCAATCGTCGTTTCGCGACGGCGACGGCGGCCTTGAAGGAAGTCACGGACCAAAACCTCGTCCTCATTCAAAAGAATCGCACGTATCAACCGGCGACGCTCCGAGAGTTCATCATCGAGGATTTCGTCCACGTCGTCGACACGCTCCGTTACTTGACGAGGCTCGCACCGGTTGAGAATTTGTCGGTGCGGACGCGCTATGAAGGAGAGACGCTGAAACAGTTGCAGATTCAATTCACGGCGGGTGGGATCGAAGCGCTCGGGATCATGAACCGCGACAACGGTTGTACGGAAGAAGTGATGGAAGTGATGTCTCCGCGTCTGAAGCGGGTGTCCCGCGACGTCGAGCGCGTGTATGACTTCACGCGCGACGGCATGCTCGAGCGGGCTCTGAGTCCGTGGGAGTCGAACCTTATGCGTCGCGGCTTCACGACGATGATCGATGCGTTCATCAAGTTACTGAACGGCGAACCGAACGAGTCGGTGCTCGCTGCTGATAGTCTGACGACGCATGCGCTCTGTGAACGCATACTAGAAGAGGCTTCGCGCTGA
- a CDS encoding IS30 family transposase, whose protein sequence is MTYTHLTTDELVMIESYHRQNIPVAIIAKLMNRSRHPIYNVINFLKSGHTALDFYTQYKKNKKRCGWRKIVLPKKQVAYVQDKVAQGWTPDVIVGRAETAIDCSARTIYRMFKNQVFDAATLPMKGKRKPNGHQERRGKQAFKRHISEREADNPSFKKEFGHIEGDTIVGARHKSAVITLVERLTKVIIALKPAGRKACDIETALNQWFQGVPRNLFKSITFDCGKEFSNWKPLCNRHDVSIYFADPGTPSQRALNENSNGLLRKDGLAKEMDFNQVDQTFISSVADKRNNIPRKSLNYRTPLEAFLSHLNGVDLSSLN, encoded by the coding sequence ATGACCTACACCCATCTTACCACGGATGAACTGGTGATGATAGAATCCTACCACCGCCAAAATATACCTGTAGCGATCATTGCTAAGTTGATGAACCGTTCCAGGCATCCAATCTACAACGTCATCAATTTCCTGAAATCAGGACATACAGCGCTCGACTTCTACACGCAATACAAGAAAAATAAGAAACGCTGCGGCTGGCGGAAGATTGTCCTGCCGAAGAAACAAGTGGCCTATGTTCAAGACAAGGTGGCGCAGGGCTGGACGCCGGATGTCATTGTCGGCCGGGCAGAAACGGCCATCGATTGTTCCGCGCGCACCATCTATCGCATGTTCAAAAATCAGGTCTTTGACGCCGCCACGCTGCCGATGAAAGGAAAACGGAAACCCAATGGACACCAGGAACGCCGGGGAAAACAGGCGTTCAAACGCCATATTTCCGAACGGGAAGCCGACAACCCGTCGTTCAAAAAAGAGTTCGGGCATATCGAAGGCGACACCATTGTGGGTGCCCGCCACAAAAGTGCGGTGATCACGCTGGTCGAACGGCTGACGAAAGTCATCATCGCCCTGAAGCCTGCAGGACGCAAGGCTTGCGATATTGAAACTGCGTTGAACCAGTGGTTCCAAGGGGTCCCGAGAAATCTGTTCAAATCCATCACGTTTGATTGCGGCAAGGAATTCTCCAATTGGAAACCGTTGTGCAACCGGCACGACGTCTCGATTTACTTTGCGGATCCCGGCACGCCTTCTCAGCGCGCCTTGAATGAAAACTCCAACGGGCTCCTGCGGAAAGACGGCTTGGCAAAGGAAATGGACTTCAACCAGGTGGATCAAACATTCATTTCGTCGGTGGCCGACAAGCGGAATAACATCCCAAGAAAGTCACTGAATTACCGCACACCGTTGGAGGCATTTTTGAGTCACCTGAATGGAGTCGATCTGTCTAGCTTAAATTGA